The DNA region TCGCGGCGGAAGGAGACAGCGAGATGCAGACCAGTGGATTCCGCGAAGGGGGAACGCTGAACCGGATTACGCAGCACGCACTGCCGCTGTCGGGCGCACTCATCCTGGGTGCGCTCGCGGCAGGGCGGGTGGCCGGCGTTCCGTGGCTGTACGCCGCACTGATGACTGCGGCCGCGCTGGTTGCGGGCCACCCGATTGCTGTCCGGGCGCTCCGGCTGCTCGCGCGGCGCCGCTTCACGATCGAGCTGCTGGTCACGATTGCGGCGCTCGGCGGCATCGCGATCGGCGAGTGGTGGGAGGCGGCGGCGGTCACGTTCCTGTTCCGGCTAGGCGGCTGGCTGGAGTCGCGGACGCTGCGTCGCACCCGTGCGGCGCTCGGCGAGCTCATGGCGCTCGCGCCGGAAACAGCGCGCGTTCTGCGCGAGGGTGTGCGCATGGACGTCGTGCCGATGGAGGTACGCAGCGACGACACCGTGGTCGTCCTGCCGGGCGAGCGCATCCCGGTGGATGGCGTGGTGCTGGCCGGCGGTGCAGCCGTGATCCAGGCGATGATCACGGGCGAGTCGATTCCGGCGGAGAAGGTCGCCGGCGACGAGGTGTACGCCGGTACGGTCGCGGAGGACGGCATGCTCGAGGTGCGTCCGACCGGCATCGGCGCGGACACGACGCTCGCGCGCATCGTTCGCCGCGTCGAGCAGGCACAGGAGGCGAAAGCGCCGTCGCAGCGCCTGATGGAGCGGTTCGCCGCGTGGTACACGCCCGTCGTGATCCTCCTGGCGGTCGGGGCATTCATCGTGACGCGCAGCGTCGAGCTCGCGCTCACCCTGCTGGTCATCGGCTGCCCGGGTGCGCTGGTGCTCGCGATGCCTGTCTCGATCGTGGCAGGGATCGGGCGCGCCGCGCGCGAGGGTGTGCTGATCAAGGGCGGCCAGCACCTGGAGGATGCAGCGCGTATCACCGCGATTGCGTTCGACAAGACCGGCACACTGACCACCGGCCGGCCGCAGGTCGTCCGTGGACGCGAGTCGAGCGACGTCCTGCAGCTCGCGGCATTCGCCGAGGCCGGCACGACGCACCCGTACGCGCGCTCGATCATCGAGGCGGCCAACAGCATGGCCGCCGTGGCGGCCGGCATACACGACGCCCGGGAGCCGGCGGCGGCGGATACCCGGACTCGGGTGGGGCGCGGGGTGATCGCACACCGTGATGGCCGGCGCATCGCGGTGGGCAGCCGCAGGCTGATGGACGAGCTGGAGCTGGACGTGCCGACGGAGCTTGCCGGCGATGTGAGCAGCGATGCGCGCATCGGTGCGACGACCATCTTCGTGGCGGACGGCGCCGCGGTCGTCGGCTCCCTGGGCATCGCTGACGCGCCACGTCCCGGGGCGCGCGCGGCGATCCGCGCCCTGCGCACGGCTGGCATGGAACGGATGGTCATGCTGACTGGAGACTCCATCGCACCGGCAGCGGCGATCGGTGCAGCGTTGCAGCTGGACGAA from Longimicrobiales bacterium includes:
- a CDS encoding cation-translocating P-type ATPase, with amino-acid sequence MQTSGFREGGTLNRITQHALPLSGALILGALAAGRVAGVPWLYAALMTAAALVAGHPIAVRALRLLARRRFTIELLVTIAALGGIAIGEWWEAAAVTFLFRLGGWLESRTLRRTRAALGELMALAPETARVLREGVRMDVVPMEVRSDDTVVVLPGERIPVDGVVLAGGAAVIQAMITGESIPAEKVAGDEVYAGTVAEDGMLEVRPTGIGADTTLARIVRRVEQAQEAKAPSQRLMERFAAWYTPVVILLAVGAFIVTRSVELALTLLVIGCPGALVLAMPVSIVAGIGRAAREGVLIKGGQHLEDAARITAIAFDKTGTLTTGRPQVVRGRESSDVLQLAAFAEAGTTHPYARSIIEAANSMAAVAAGIHDAREPAAADTRTRVGRGVIAHRDGRRIAVGSRRLMDELELDVPTELAGDVSSDARIGATTIFVADGAAVVGSLGIADAPRPGARAAIRALRTAGMERMVMLTGDSIAPAAAIGAALQLDEVHAELLPEDKLAHIRVLQDDGHVVAMVGDGINDAPALAAADVSIAMGAAGSDVALETADIALMTDDLGRLRDAVRIARATRSNIRQNVAIALGTVVLLLTGVLGGSVNMASGMLVHEASVLLVTLNAMRLMRR